The proteins below are encoded in one region of Nitrospirota bacterium:
- a CDS encoding diguanylate cyclase, whose amino-acid sequence MGFSFAWKQRKRFTAFIDLLIIGVLGSAIYLIAVFTTAHELIDNWTGNRRFLGLELDELVVVFAFLGIAFSIFSIRRWNELHHETIKREESEKKLLEQENKFRDLVEKSLAGVYLVQNEIFRYVNPELANLFGYTANELIDRKGPADVVLPEDWPLVKENLQKRMSGEAGSIHYSFRGVKKNGEIIYVSVYGSRTLYHGRPAVIGTLLDITERKLKAEALRQNEERIIRQSCELEAMNVELMTLHKVTSAISHKLDRQSLFKNILNAITELDIIKVKRQAGIFIVEGDRLNLVAHLGHPKAFLDMHENMTVNDCLCGLAARTGEIVVCKDFHADRHHTIQYPGMESHGHIILPLKTADKVVGVLYLYLPPHAEVGESILTTLGTIGNQIGIAINNSMLYEETRELSLHDPLTGLANRRMMGIVFERSIARARRFGSSFSIIMLDLDNFKKYNDTHGHPEGDRLLVEVARMLSEEVRDLDLVARYGGEEFLILLPETDLKIACKVAERIRKSVETKTAITLSLGVTSCYPGIQSMKDFIKEADDALYQAKQKGKNRVEVAEPGLVGG is encoded by the coding sequence ATGGGCTTTAGTTTTGCATGGAAACAGCGTAAGCGTTTTACCGCTTTCATCGATCTTCTCATAATCGGGGTCCTCGGAAGCGCGATATATTTAATAGCTGTATTCACCACTGCACACGAGTTAATTGATAACTGGACAGGCAACAGGCGGTTTTTAGGACTTGAGCTTGATGAACTCGTGGTCGTATTTGCATTTCTTGGGATTGCTTTCAGTATCTTCTCAATACGCAGATGGAATGAGCTTCATCATGAAACAATCAAACGTGAAGAATCCGAGAAGAAGCTGCTGGAGCAGGAAAATAAATTCAGAGATTTAGTGGAGAAGTCGTTAGCAGGCGTTTACCTGGTGCAGAATGAAATATTCAGGTATGTCAATCCGGAGCTGGCTAATCTGTTTGGTTATACGGCAAATGAACTGATAGACAGGAAAGGCCCGGCAGATGTTGTATTGCCGGAAGATTGGCCTCTCGTTAAAGAGAATTTGCAGAAGCGGATGTCCGGCGAGGCCGGATCTATTCACTACAGTTTCAGAGGAGTAAAGAAAAATGGAGAGATCATCTATGTGTCTGTTTACGGCTCCAGAACATTATATCATGGACGGCCTGCCGTTATAGGGACGTTGCTGGATATTACCGAGCGCAAGCTGAAGGCGGAGGCGCTGAGGCAGAATGAGGAACGCATTATCAGGCAGAGCTGCGAGCTTGAAGCCATGAACGTGGAGCTGATGACTTTGCACAAAGTTACGTCGGCCATTAGCCACAAGCTGGACAGGCAAAGCCTCTTTAAAAATATTCTTAATGCAATAACCGAACTTGATATTATCAAGGTCAAACGTCAGGCCGGAATATTTATTGTAGAAGGCGACAGGTTAAATCTTGTCGCGCACCTCGGACACCCAAAGGCTTTTCTGGATATGCATGAGAACATGACAGTAAACGACTGCCTTTGCGGGCTTGCGGCAAGGACAGGAGAGATTGTAGTTTGTAAGGATTTCCATGCTGACCGCCATCACACAATTCAGTATCCCGGCATGGAGTCTCACGGGCATATAATTTTACCGCTGAAAACCGCAGATAAAGTAGTAGGGGTTTTGTACCTTTACCTGCCGCCCCACGCTGAAGTTGGCGAGAGTATACTTACTACACTCGGGACAATTGGAAATCAGATCGGCATAGCAATCAACAACTCCATGCTCTATGAAGAGACGAGGGAGCTTTCACTGCATGACCCGCTTACAGGACTTGCCAACAGGCGTATGATGGGCATTGTATTTGAAAGGAGCATTGCAAGGGCCAGGAGATTTGGAAGTTCCTTTTCAATCATCATGCTGGACCTGGATAATTTCAAAAAATATAACGACACCCACGGACATCCTGAAGGAGACAGGCTGCTTGTTGAAGTCGCCCGCATGCTGTCAGAGGAGGTAAGGGATCTTGACCTTGTTGCCAGATACGGAGGAGAAGAATTTTTGATACTACTTCCTGAAACAGATTTAAAAATAGCCTGCAAGGTGGCAGAGAGGATACGGAAATCCGTTGAGACAAAGACGGCGATTACCCTCAGCCTCGGCGTTACATCCTGTTATCCCGGGATCCAGAGCATGAAAGACTTTATAAAAGAGGCGGATGATGCATTATACCAGGCAAAGCAAAAAGGCAAGAACAGGGTTGAGGTAGCCGAGCCCGGATTGGTTGGCGGGTGA